Proteins encoded together in one Gemmatimonadota bacterium window:
- the purB gene encoding adenylosuccinate lyase — protein MTLTALSPLDNRYTSRLTDLVPCLSHFALIAYRVQIEIEWLRFQSEHPALTHVRTFTDAEHQILKSWIDTFDEQQAQRVVAIERVTNHDVKSVEYYVRERLEETSLADVCEAVHFCCTSEDISNLAHALMLKSAIKDVFLPLAQEVKNITSQLAQDTKNLPVLARTHGQPATPTTMGKELAVFVYRWQRQIKQATQLEYLGKFNGATGNYNAHIAAYPEVRWHDLARDFVQRLGLTFNPLTTQIESHDYMAEIFHMIIRFNTISLDFARDMWTYISLSYFRQKTVASEVGSSTMPHKVNPIDFENAEANLGISTALLEHLSTKLPVSRLQRDLSDSSASRNIGPAIGHACLALKSILNGMGKVAIDKQAIASDLENAWEILGEAVQTVMRKAGYENAYELMKDLTRGTDITNDDLNNFLNSLDLPQADLKNLKKLTPESYIGLAPQLVDDIL, from the coding sequence ATGACCCTCACCGCACTCTCTCCCCTCGACAATCGCTACACGAGCCGCTTGACAGATCTCGTTCCCTGTCTCTCGCATTTTGCGCTAATAGCCTATCGCGTACAGATCGAAATCGAATGGTTGCGCTTCCAATCAGAGCATCCCGCACTCACACACGTCCGCACATTCACCGATGCCGAACACCAGATATTGAAGTCATGGATAGATACTTTCGACGAACAGCAGGCCCAGCGCGTTGTCGCAATCGAAAGAGTCACCAATCACGATGTTAAATCTGTCGAATACTATGTCAGAGAACGCCTTGAGGAAACATCGCTCGCCGACGTATGTGAAGCCGTGCATTTTTGCTGCACTTCTGAAGACATCAGCAATCTCGCTCACGCGCTCATGCTCAAATCCGCTATCAAAGATGTCTTTCTCCCACTGGCACAGGAAGTTAAAAATATTACTTCACAACTCGCACAAGATACTAAAAACCTTCCTGTACTCGCGCGTACACACGGTCAACCCGCCACTCCGACCACAATGGGCAAAGAACTCGCCGTATTTGTCTATCGCTGGCAGCGGCAAATCAAACAGGCCACACAACTCGAATACCTGGGCAAATTCAATGGCGCCACCGGCAATTACAACGCGCATATCGCGGCCTATCCCGAAGTGCGCTGGCACGACCTCGCCCGCGATTTCGTCCAGCGCCTCGGTCTCACATTCAATCCACTCACTACGCAGATTGAATCGCACGATTATATGGCTGAAATTTTTCACATGATCATCCGCTTCAACACCATCTCGCTCGACTTTGCCCGCGACATGTGGACCTATATATCCCTATCCTATTTTCGCCAGAAAACGGTCGCTTCAGAAGTCGGATCCTCGACCATGCCCCACAAAGTCAATCCCATCGACTTTGAAAATGCCGAAGCCAATCTGGGCATCAGCACGGCCCTGCTCGAACACCTATCGACCAAATTACCCGTCTCACGCCTCCAGCGCGATCTGTCCGACTCCTCAGCCAGTCGCAATATTGGCCCGGCCATCGGGCATGCGTGTCTCGCCCTGAAATCCATCCTGAATGGTATGGGCAAGGTCGCCATCGATAAACAGGCCATTGCCAGTGATCTCGAAAACGCCTGGGAAATCCTCGGCGAGGCCGTGCAAACCGTCATGCGAAAAGCCGGATACGAAAACGCCTACGAGCTTATGAAAGACCTCACCCGGGGCACAGACATTACAAATGATGATCTCAACAACTTTCTCAACTCCCTCGACCTCCCCCAGGCAGACCTCAAAAATCTGAAAAAACTAACGCCTGAATCCTATATAGGGCTTGCCCCACAGCTTGTGGATGATATCTTGTAA